CTGAGGACTTTACCCTTAACACAGTCCAtctgtaataaaaagtattagTATTCCTTGCTGGATTATTGGTTCATTCATCGCTAGTTCCAGAGTCTCCGTAGTTAGTTTTCACCAGAGTTTCAGTATTCAGAGTTTTCATTGCTATTCAGAGCAATCGTTCATTGTGTGATCAGGTGCATCATACAATTTCAGTAATAAGAAGCCATTCAGTCAGGCTCTTGTTACACGACCTCACAAGTCAACCAGTTTCCCCGGTGACACATGTCTACCTCAAGAGTAGATTACTTTAGATGTATTGCGCAAACGTTTTAGGGatttttggtccttaatgctcttcaactttttttttttttttggcctttctaacatttttttattcgagcgtcactggtaagtttcttgtagacgaaacgcccgactggcgtaaatataaaatttcaatcctggtatctataatgagtacATTTAGATTACATAGAATCTTAagactctttcatcttgtaatattttttaaataagagtGCACACACGGAAATGCCAGCTAgacatgaacaccttacaatcatccaTACGCCAAATAAAGTTAACCTAGTGCATACAATAtaagaaaaagaccaaaacataaaaacttaactataatcactgaccaatgaaaatgaggccagatgacacctgccagtgcttccatacaccgaatatactacaccttttgcttatagtatctgagatatggacttgaccacaaaaactttaccttgttcactgatccatgaaatgagctcgaggtcaagtgaaaactgtctgatgggcatgaggaccttgcaaggtacgcacataccaaatatagttaccCTATTACTTACAATAAGAGGGAATTAAACATTAGAAAAAACTAACTTTCTTTCAAGTAGTCTCTGAACCAtgaaatttgaggtcaatgacatttgacatgtgactgacggaaacttcgtaacatgaggcatctataaataaagtatgaagcatccaggtctttcaccttATAAATAATGAAGCTTTGAAGAAGTAGCCaacgccgccgccggatcactatccccaTGTCTAGCTtactgcgacaaaagtcgcaggcttgacaaaaaatTGACTATTCTACACTCATGACACAGTACACACGTATTccccattccaaactaaaagacaaaagaGTTGGTTTTGCTTTGTTTCACAAAAAAGAATGGCATTTAGGGGGATATTTATCCTACTTTGAAAttaatcactctgattcaaacaaaaaaatctatgaaactGACTTTACCAGGaagcttgatttcttgattgacaactcATTTTTTCTTTTGGAGGACGTGTTGGCATTTCGATGGGAGCCAATTATGCCCCTCTTTACTTCTACTTGTTTCTTTAATCAccatgaggctgacttcatacaggcacttcttaggaagaaagataagaatttggcaatatcctttaactttacattccgctataaagatgatgtacatgttctctcactaaataattcaaaatctggtgactatgttgaaagAATGGATTCCATCGAACTAgatataaaggatacaacagttAAGTATGCCTCATATCTAGACTTACATCTAGAagttgacaatgagggtcggttgaaaaaagactttacgacaaaagagaggATTTCAGTTTCCAGattgtaaactttccatttctatgtagcaacatccatgtatctatggtgagtttatttatatccaGCAGCGCCTacagagtatatatctcccaattgatacaatattcccgggcttgtatttccttgGTGTAggattgctgcttacaaggaagctattcaaccaagagttccaaatggtgaagttgtaATCATCCCctcgtaaattttacagacgccatcacgagttggttgacctttAGGGAATTACCGTTTTAGagataatatcggatatgttccctTTGACCATACTACAATTCCTTCCCTTTTCACATAATAGTATGACcaaccgaattagactatttaccggatttgtaataacatgagcaataCGAGGAGTGCGACATGTGTAGAAGGATCTGCgttcccttccggagcacctgtgaccacccccagtttttggttgggttagTAATGCTCAGActtgagttttctatgttgtgtcttgtgtactattatttgtctgtttgtctttttctaatTTAGCCAAGGGGTTGTCAGtctgttttcgatttatgagtttgactgtccctttagaATTGTTTGCCCCTCTTAAAATGAACCTGCTCAGTAAAGGCTAAAGAACAGTAAAGATATTTAATCTACCACCCTCGTTGTTCATTTCTATTTAAAGCTATACACAATACATGTCATCCGGACACCATGCCAGATCACATTATCACAACTAACATGCGTATATAGTATGGTATGAGTTGATATGACCACAACATGATGGCAAATTATCTAACAAATTATCTAactatatcatatttataagaCAGACACAAAACTAAAGTTCCTTTGAAAGATGGAtaagaaaaaagatttttaaccCTGCCTTAAAACTTCCTTCATGTCAAACAAGATGTCAGTGTTTGATTAGTTACATTTTTAtcagttatttttttcctcTTATCATGGTAATGTCCAATCACAATTTTAGTCAAAGGTTGAATAGTGGTTGTCCATCTTTGCTTTTTTGGGTACCTGTTTTTGCTTATTGTTTgatctgttttacattttttcatgtcAAGGCCTTTGATAGCTTACTATAGGGGATTGGTTTTGTGTACTGTTCTAAGCTGTATGTGACATATATGTGCTATTATCCACATCATTTGTTTTCTGATGGTCAGGGTAATTTTGTATGAGGCACCTAAGCACAAGACATTTTTTCGCGTATAATAATGTTAGATTTGAACTATATAgcaaatattgaacaaaaaatttACTATACTTTTCTATCACATTTTTTCTAATCCACATGTAATTCAGTAagtataaacattttgattttttttatgtcgatACATGTAGCTTTTCATTGCTGATGTTTTGAAACTCATTTAATCATAGCAATACTACAGACGTTATGAACTTCATGAACTTTGTCAATTGTCAATTGCAGAAATAGcttaattttgttattgttgCATTTCATAATATCCAGAAGAAAAAATCTCTAGTTCCTGAATGCTCTATGCTTTTCATATCTTTGATGTCCAGTATAGATCAGGTCCTGACTGGCAGTTTACTGCTTCTGTTGATCTTGTTGAACTACTATGGTTAAACCTGGAAAAGGaagtatattttcaaaatggtctCTTCACTATAGTGCAAAGTATAGACAATATCAAAGCACCATACTATTGAGCATGTTATAATCTAAGGGACTTCAGCAATTGCCAAACACAACAATATCCCTAACTTGATACTCTACACAAAAGGAGATTTGGTCAAATATCTCTTTTGCTGCTGTCAAGAGATTCACTGTGATTCTGGATAGATGCTGATGATTTGAGTATACGTTTCTGATAACATTTtggtttacaaatatttttattgaatattgtgttttttttaaagtgaattCAATTAAGCATTGATTATGATAACTTTTAAGACATCCCCCTTGTCAAtctttaaaacttcaaaatatatgtaactAAAGGCCAATCAACAGAAAGAAGTCAAGTGGTATAATTTTCTGTCATCtgagttttaaaatttttcatCATCATGATTATCATGTCAAGTATTCTTTaatgtttaggggccagctgaaggtaTTTGATCACTATGTTGAATATACCCAATAgccttgggctgttttctgctctttggtcgggttgttgtcattttggcacattctccatttccattttcaatttctaatttcaaataatataaatcatatttttgaatGAACAAATTCAAGTAATGTGATTTGAAATCATTTGTGCATGGAAATTGCACTGTTAAGCTCAAACCTACACAATTGATAGAGATAGACAAATAATATATAggtatcaaaatgaaaatactaCCAATATGAATAGAGTGTCCAAAGTTCTTTTTTTACTTAaccaataatcaaataatcatctcaaactctaaaattttaaagcaagaatgtatatatatttaaaaatagttgTTTATGATTGAATTAAACATTTCATCTTGTTTATAATCTTACCACATATTTCTCATATTGAATCTTTTTGCTTTGGAAAGTGCAGGATCTTCTCCTGGCTTTGTGATGGAAGAGCATCAATCTCTTTATACCGTCTTGGATAAAACCTGTTCCTCATACTGATAGTCTCTCCTATTATAGTTTTGTGTCCCGATGACAAGGCATGTAAAAAGTCACATGACCCTTTAAGTTCTTGAACCATATTTTCTTCAAGACTTGTTTTGAGTGTTAAATGATTGAAAACCATCCAAATTTTAAGAACCGATGACATATCTAACTCAGCTTTGGGATATTCACATTTCCATAATGAAATTGGTGGTCCTTTATTACGCAAAAGAATATCATATTCATGGTCATATAAATAGATGTCAAAATGAGTTCCTGTAAGGGCTAGCATTGGAACAAGAGTAACAGGAACGACATTTCTCTTGTTCTTATTCATTTTCAACTGATAATATTTTtggtaaaaagaaaatgtgacaGCTTGAGCGACAAACTTTGATACATTCCTTTCATATCTTAGAAGTGCAATATTTTCTTCACTTTCAATTATCTGTCTTTCATCAAAATCTGCTTTCAAATAGGTGTCTCCTTCAGCTATTTGTTCATCTCTATCTATTTTTTCAGGCCTTGCAATCATAGTACTTCCTCCAATTGAATTAACCATTATATCAGGATATCCATACCACAGAAATTCACTCCCtacaaaaaagagaaaagaaacaAGTACCTtctaaaagttgaaataatttcaAGTAACTTCTGCATCACTGTTTTAAGGATGGTTCATAAAAACTAATACAACTAAAACAAATGCAATTTTTGGTGTTAAGCTATTCATGTTGTATTCTGTACATTAGTCATTAGCAAAATCTTGCTTGCATTGAATACATGTTGtattgtcaattttgtaaaatgtactTAAATTCAAGATTAAGGTGGTAATTTggaagtctaaaataaaaatgatagaatttgttcatactttgccaaaacatagtatctattgatatatgttgaaaaatgtaataaaaatgataggtcaccgcgcattttctcaagctttagggcgtgacaaaatgacacattttgtaaggattatacaggaaaaaacacaattttgtgattagaaattaaacaaaacgaTAGAATTCTTAAATACTcaaggaaaagatagctttcagacaatgctttgagaataccaaaagaaaaaatagggtcaccgtacgttatttccggctaaaatacaaaaactgaaaattcaATGTAGAATCCTTTAGAAAAAGCACTATTCAAGAGTTACCtacccttaaaatgccaatttaatttttttttaaaaacaaaacaaaaataatcatcatttgcaaaaatatcaataattataagttatattaatataaattggttcttttaaatgaaaattcacattaaatgtCTGCATTCCTGCaacaaattttgctaacttgattgAAAATCTGGAtctttggttctctgttttttacaatcaaagatGGAAAAAGACACCCATACGGTCATTCCACCTTAATTagaaattttatgtatatgtatCAATTATAAGAATGCAAGCTCCTATCATCTGATCATTGCGATACAGTCCCATTATTTCCATCAATAACAAGAGTGCATACACTGTCaattattgatattatgttgaaagtcctaaatattaagctttattacaactgtcacataaacttaactgTTAACATTAATCAAAAagactaaacattgaccaatgaaccatgaaaatgaggtcagggtcagatgaaccatgccaggcatgcatgtacagctaacaaatCTTCCATACAAGATAGTTGACCTATTGTAAATTATGAATCAAGAAAAACACACCAAAACTTGACACTGAGCTAGGCATGAACCTTTAAAATGAGATCACgctcaaataaaacctgtgcgactgacataaagttcataaaatatttccatacaccaaatatagttgacctattgcatatagtattaattagaaaaaagacaaaaactcaaaaacttaactttaaccactgaaccatgaaaataaggtcagggtcagatgacacctgccagctagacatgaacaccttacaatcattccatacaccaaatatagtagacctattgtaTACAgtattaagaaaaacagacgaaaacacaaaaactttactataaccactgaaccataaaattgaggtcaaggtagcaaaacacagttagaagtttagtttcgcattatggccatggtgaattttttaaatatgaaagtttttgtacaaaaaaaatgatttttatataattgaagaataatatagccttctaatagtgggtttatatgaacatttagattttgtttttaacatgttttatcatgtttataggcCATTtatatgattgacagtccgtattttcctatccgtactgcccataggtccataaattattgtagtgtttatcaaaaaagattttgcactcgatcttttcaattcaattttatgaaaaacaagcagaaatacaaatgtacataagatttttttttgggaccacttgatagatataaacctatggttTCAGGAAAGATATCACTGTATTTGATTGAAATTTCTCTTtggaccaaattttggagacttttgtgacatgtccCCCTCCCATTTTTggcaatattttgtataaaagaaaTGCTGTTTATTGCCATGGTACCActcaaaagggattatatttcaccattatgaccattagaaatcaaatctatggaagattctctttctataaatatatacattcataACACAAATATTAAGCCTTATTTGTTAGAAAGGAGAGGAAAatgggtgtttaaaaattatgagtgtcaattttaagttttttttctaactgtgtattgatacccaaggtcagatgaaacctgccagttggacatgtacatcttacagTCCTTCTATTCACAGAATAAACTAGATCTATTGCTTagagtatctgagatatggacttgaccaccaagaCTTAATCTTGTTCAccgatccatgaaatgaggttgaggtcaagtgaaaactgtctgacgggcatgaggaccttgcaaggtattaAGTTATCCTAAAACTTATAATAAGAATGATAATAGAGAATTTAACACTACAAAAAatcttcacttttttttcaagtaggcATGCACTGatcaatgaaaataaggtcaaggacattggacatgtgattGACAGAAACTTCACACATGAGGCATCCAtgtacaaagtatgaagcatccaggtcttccaccttctaaaatataaagctttttagAATTTAGCTAACGCCATTCACGCCAGAtgactatccctatgtcaagctttctgcgacaaaagtcccaggctcg
This Mytilus trossulus isolate FHL-02 chromosome 14, PNRI_Mtr1.1.1.hap1, whole genome shotgun sequence DNA region includes the following protein-coding sequences:
- the LOC134697975 gene encoding uncharacterized protein LOC134697975; protein product: MKMSTLLVVRGKYYLAVITQSFRSVPILMRTNSKNFSQTIHSEDDISNVINRSLENYTDNTLEPYQIVKFSLGKSFTNSGIDIKQIIKDSRGKRVDHFASNEDEKNIHTYQIKFASVFKEGFNALYNTADGKLSKSAKLDFATQAFRTGFLENQDFHERCLEKMFYTKEESELFRTVLLANHLFGRLAANFVQNYFVSHDHRSHDIYNKCPCDECGEKILYNNSGIGSEFLWYGYPDIMVNSIGGSTMIARPEKIDRDEQIAEGDTYLKADFDERQIIESEENIALLRYERNVSKFVAQAVTFSFYQKYYQLKMNKNKRNVVPVTLVPMLALTGTHFDIYLYDHEYDILLRNKGPPISLWKCEYPKAELDMSSVLKIWMVFNHLTLKTSLEENMVQELKGSCDFLHALSSGHKTIIGETISMRNRFYPRRYKEIDALPSQSQEKILHFPKQKDSI